The DNA sequence CCGGGCGATACCGGCGGCCCGGTCGGCGGTCGCAGCCCGGCCGGCGGTGACCGCCATGTCGACATCGACAATGCAGTCGGCCGACACCTCGACGGCCCGCTCGGCGGGGAACTGCGCACCACCCTGGTTGTCGGAATTGACGATGATCGCCGTCAGGACCGCTCCGTCGACACGGACGTCGGTGACCTTCTCGTACAGTTCGGTGTTCTGCGGGCCCGGCAGGAACGTCGTCACCGTAGTGCCCTCGCAGGCCTTCCAGCGGGCCGCGAACGCGCTGAACATCCGCTGCGCCTCACCCGGTGACCGGAACCGCACCACCCCGGCGTCGACGCTGGAAACCGCCTGGCCGGTTCCGTACCGCGAGAATTCCTGCCAGGCAGCCCCGACGACGTCGCCCTTCTCGTAGACGATGCGCATGAACGGCGACACCGCCCCGAGGCAGTCGATGGGCCGGGCGGTGTCGTTGTCCCGGATACCGTTCGGCAGGACGCCGATGCCGCCCTGATAGGGGCGTGAACCGTTGTCGCTCAGGGGGTTTCCGGCGATCCGACTCACCTCGGCGCTGGTCGGCAGCGCTGAGACGAGTGGGCGCAGCGGGCCGGTCTGCGGCACGGCACGGCCATCGACAGTGGCCGCGCAGCCGGCCAGCACGGTGATGCCCAACACGGCACCGAGAATCGATCGCCCCCGAACGACGTAACCGTCGTGTGTGATGTGCTCCTACTTCCGAGTTTTCTCGCCCGACTTGTCGCCGCCGGAATCGGTACTGAGCGCGGCGACGAAGGCTTCCTGCGGCACGTCGACCCGACCGATGGTCTTCATCCGCTTCTTGCCCTCTTTCTGCTTCTCCAGCAGCTTGCGCTTGCGGGTGATGTCACCGCCGTAGCACTTGGCCAGAACGTCTTTACGGATCGCCCGGATATTCTCGCGCGCAATGATTCTCGACCCGATCGCGGCCTGCACCGGCACCTCGAACTGCTGGCGCGGGATCAGTTCCTTGAGCTTGGTGGTCATCTTGTTGCCGTAGGCCGAGGCCGAATCCTTGTGCACGATCGCACTGAACGCGTCGACGGCCTCACCCTGGAGCAGGATGTCGACCTTGACCAGCGCGGCCTCCTGCTCACCGGCCTCCTCGTAGTCCAGGCTGGCGTAGCCGCGGGTGCGCGACTTGAGCGCATCGAAGAAGTCGAAGATGATCTCGCCCATCGGCATGGTGTAGCGCAGTTCGACGCGTTCGGGTGAGAGATAGTCCATGCCGCCGAGCTCGCCACGGCGGGACTGACACAGCTCCATGATGGTGCCGATGAATTCGCTGGGCGAGATGACCGTGCACTTGACCACCGGCTCGAAGACGGAGCGCACCTTGCCTTCCGGCCAGTCCGACGGGTTGGTCACGGTGAGCTCGGTGCCGTCGTCCTGGATCACCCGGTAGACCACGTTGGGTGCGGTGGAGATCAGGTCGAGGTCGAACTCCCGCTCGAGCCGCTCCCGGGTGATCTCCATGTGCAGCAGTCCGAGGAACCCGCACCGGAAGCCGAAGCCGAGCGCCACCGACGTTTCCGGTTCGTAGGTCAGCGCGGCGTCGTTGAGCTGAAGTTTGTCCAGCGCCTCACGCAGGTTCGGGTAGTCCGAGCCGTCCACCGGATAGAGCCCGGAATACACCATCGGCTTGGGCTCGCGGTAGCCGGTGAGCGCCTCGCCGGCGCCGTTGCGGGCGGTGGTGACGGTGTCACCGACCTTGGACTGGCGGACATCCTTCACACCGGTGATCAGGTAGCCCACCTCACCGACACCGAGGCCCTCGGTGGCCTTAGGCTCCGGGGAGACGATGCCCACCTCGAGCAGCTCGTGGGTGGCGCCGGTCGACATCATCTTGATCTTCTCGCGGGGAACGATCTTGCCGTCGACCACGCGCACGTAGGTGACCACGCCGCGATAGATGTCGTAGACCGAGTCGAAGATCATCGCCCGGGCCGGGGCGTCGGCATCACCGGTGGGGGCCGGCACCTGGCGCACCACCTCGTCGAGCAACTCGGCGACGCCCTCGCCGGTCTTCCCGGAGACCCGCAGCACGTCACCCGGCTCGCAGCCGATGATGTGCGCGAGTTCGGCGGCGTAGCGCTCCGGGTCGGCGGCGGGCAGGTCGATCTTGTTGAGCACCGGGACGATGGTCAGGTC is a window from the Mycolicibacterium anyangense genome containing:
- a CDS encoding sensor domain-containing protein, with protein sequence MLGITVLAGCAATVDGRAVPQTGPLRPLVSALPTSAEVSRIAGNPLSDNGSRPYQGGIGVLPNGIRDNDTARPIDCLGAVSPFMRIVYEKGDVVGAAWQEFSRYGTGQAVSSVDAGVVRFRSPGEAQRMFSAFAARWKACEGTTVTTFLPGPQNTELYEKVTDVRVDGAVLTAIIVNSDNQGGAQFPAERAVEVSADCIVDVDMAVTAGRAATADRAAGIARLMVERLG